One Brassica napus cultivar Da-Ae chromosome C4, Da-Ae, whole genome shotgun sequence genomic region harbors:
- the LOC106391658 gene encoding probable calcium-binding protein CML35, producing the protein MKLATSLNSKFLRLSPKRIFRSKSKSSSVSRSEPSSFSSGASSDGSYSDLKPGPAATPISVLPGDHDGFYSELIQAFKLIDRDDDGVVSRRDLAALLSRLSPEPPSQEEVTLMLQEVDGGGDGCISLEELASRVAGTSSDSDEGSVEMREVFEFFDVDHDGRISAEELHRVFGVIGDERCTLEECVRMIATVDGNGDGFVCFDDFCRMMEASGSSDE; encoded by the coding sequence ATGAAGCTAGCCACTAGCCTCAACTCCAAGTTCCTCCGCCTCAGCCCTAAACGTATCTTCCGCTCCAAGTCCAAGTCCTCCTCCGTCTCCAGATCCGAACCTTCGTCCTTCAGCTCCGGTGCTTCTTCCGACGGCTCCTACAGCGACCTCAAGCCAGGTCCCGCCGCCACTCCCATCAGTGTCCTCCCCGGAGACCACGATGGTTTTTACTCCGAGCTGATCCAAGCGTTTAAGCTCATAGACCGCGACGACGACGGCGTGGTTTCAAGAAGAGACCTAGCCGCGCTCCTTAGCAGGCTGAGTCCTGAACCGCCGAGTCAAGAAGAGGTTACTCTGATGCTTCAAGAAGTCGATGGAGGAGGAGACGGTTGTATCAGTCTCGAGGAGCTTGCTAGCCGCGTGGCGGGAACCTCCTCTGACTCTGATGAAGGCTCCGTCGAGATGAGAGAGGTGTTTGAGTTTTTTGACGTGGATCACGACGGGAGGATATCGGCGGAGGAGTTGCATAGAGTTTTTGGAGTTATCGGAGACGAGCGGTGCACGTTAGAGGAGTGTGTGCGTATGATTGCGACCGTTGATGGGAACGGTGACGGttttgtttgctttgatgacTTTTGCCGCATGATGGAAGCATCAGGCTCCAGCGATGAATGA
- the LOC106391657 gene encoding putative methyltransferase DDB_G0268948: MAKFFINQAKQYAAARPNYPIQLFEFIASKTPCHDLAWDVGTGSGQASRSLAGIYKNVIATDTSSKQLEFAAKLPNVRYELTPPVMSLSEIEQLVAPESSVDLVTVAQALHWFDLPTFYSNVKHVLKKPDGVFAAWCYTNPEVNAAVDEVFRRFYKEKLGPYWDKARRLVEDGYKGIEFPFEKIMDESTESQTFPVRFVTEREMGIEEFLTYLRSSSAYQTAKDKGVELLTAEMEGEFVGSWREDGEEKKVVRFPIYLLIGRVGGDRV; the protein is encoded by the exons ATGGCTAAGTTCTTCATAAATCAAGCCAAGCAATACGCTGCAGCCCGACCTAATTACCCGATCCAACTCTTCGAGTTCATCGCATCAAAAACACCGTGCCACGACCTTGCATGGGACGTTGGTACAGGAAGCGGCCAGGCCTCACGATCG CTAGCCGGAATCTACAAGAATGTGATTGCTACAGACACAAGCTCCAAGCAACTTGAGTTTGCTGCAAAGCTTCCCAACGTACGTTACGAGCTCACACCACCAGTGATGTCTTTGTCGGAGATCGAACAGCTAGTAGCGCCTGAATCATCGGTGGACTTAGTCACCGTCGCTCAAGCCCTTCACTGGTTCGACCTACCAACCTTTTACAGCAACGTGAAACACGTGCTCAAGAAACCAGACGGAGTATTCGCCGCCTGGTGCTACACCAACCCTGAGGTCAACGCCGCCGTGGATGAGGTTTTCCGGCGGTTTTACAAGGAAAAACTTGGCCCGTACTGGGATAAAGCTAGGCGGCTTgtggaggatgggtacaaggGAATAGAGTTTCCGTTTGAGAAGATCATGGATGAGTCAACGGAAAGTCAAACTTTCCCGGTTAGGTTTGTGACGGAGCGAGAAATGGGGATTGAGGAGTTTCTGACGTATCTGAGGTCATCTTCGGCGTATCAGACGGCTAAAGATAAAGGGGTTGAGCTTTTGACGGCTGAGATGGAAGGAGAGTTTGTTGGTTCGTGGAGAGAAgatggggaagagaagaaagttGTTAGGTTTCCTATCTACTTGTTGATTGGTAGGGTGGGAGGAGATCGTGTCTGA